In Acidobacteriota bacterium, the following proteins share a genomic window:
- a CDS encoding class I SAM-dependent methyltransferase codes for MVTELALGMVTGAGLAQRWQAALLLEGETDLIESSVRELTEYFGISRVDALEACVTALRESKREWEADPRETPADIEAFYRTTRSYLFEHLWWHATDPEECAVNVALLDYARGIGAYEYLDFGSGVGANAILFARHGLKVTLADISPTMLAFARWRLQRRGLHAEFIDLNHQALPRQQFAFATAVDVLEHLCDPAAEMEQISQALVGGGVFAFNFRAGHDPERPMHILPTGAPIFQALRGCGLRALTLRGDLGAELQHREFHCAKRIPQSRVRSWGYQALDLVYQSDRMQQWLRWAS; via the coding sequence ATGGTGACGGAGTTAGCATTGGGCATGGTGACAGGTGCGGGGTTGGCGCAGCGCTGGCAAGCGGCGCTGTTGTTGGAAGGCGAGACCGATTTGATTGAAAGCAGCGTGCGCGAATTGACCGAGTATTTCGGCATCAGCCGCGTGGATGCGTTGGAAGCCTGTGTGACGGCCTTACGCGAATCCAAACGCGAGTGGGAAGCCGATCCGCGCGAGACGCCCGCTGACATCGAAGCGTTTTACCGCACGACGCGCAGCTATTTGTTTGAACACCTGTGGTGGCACGCGACCGACCCGGAGGAATGCGCGGTCAACGTGGCCCTACTGGATTACGCGCGCGGCATCGGCGCGTATGAATACCTGGATTTTGGTTCCGGCGTGGGCGCGAATGCGATCCTGTTCGCGCGCCACGGTTTGAAAGTCACACTCGCCGATATTTCTCCCACGATGCTGGCGTTCGCGCGCTGGCGCTTGCAGCGGCGTGGTTTACACGCCGAGTTTATTGATCTCAATCACCAAGCTTTGCCGCGCCAGCAATTCGCCTTTGCGACGGCGGTGGATGTGCTGGAACACCTCTGCGACCCGGCGGCTGAAATGGAGCAGATCAGCCAGGCGTTGGTGGGCGGCGGTGTCTTTGCGTTCAACTTCCGCGCCGGACACGACCCCGAGCGCCCGATGCATATTTTGCCCACCGGCGCGCCGATCTTTCAGGCCCTGCGCGGTTGCGGATTGCGCGCGCTCACGTTGCGCGGCGACCTCGGTGCGGAATTGCAGCACCGCGAGTTTCATTGCGCCAAACGCATCCCCCAAAGCCGCGTGCGAAGCTGGGGCTATCAGGCGCTGGATTTGGTTTATCAGAGCGACCGCATGCAGCAATGGCTGCGCTGGGCGAGTTGA
- a CDS encoding glycosyltransferase, which produces MLIDVIIPTFNRAALLERAVRSVLDARCDGGFEAVVTVVDNNSTDDTAQVVARLTAETPTSAQSRVRYLHEKRQGKSHAVNAALVATHGDIVALADDDQWMDAEWLNVIQRALGEGFDFVTGPVEGDWQAAPPPWYDDRLRGVLSLNSWGDRRIVYRDDENQRARSISGGNVALRRSVLGRVGLCYHPELGKTADTFAMGEDSELFLRLRRAGARGLYEPQMKVSHLVPRERLTKKYFRAWHRGYGASVALLDQLHPQPVSYFCGVPRFMLRQTVEALPKMLAARWRGDLPGSFAQELHFWFMLGFLQGRRAPKPDLRPQTSDLRPFSG; this is translated from the coding sequence ATGTTGATTGATGTCATTATCCCCACCTTCAATCGCGCCGCGTTGCTCGAACGCGCCGTTCGCAGTGTGCTCGACGCACGCTGTGACGGGGGCTTTGAGGCCGTGGTGACGGTGGTGGATAACAACTCGACCGATGACACGGCGCAAGTGGTCGCGCGGCTGACGGCTGAAACGCCCACCAGCGCGCAAAGCCGGGTGCGTTACCTGCACGAAAAACGGCAAGGCAAATCGCATGCGGTCAACGCCGCATTGGTGGCGACGCACGGCGACATTGTCGCGCTGGCCGATGACGATCAATGGATGGACGCCGAGTGGCTGAATGTGATTCAGCGCGCGCTCGGCGAAGGCTTTGATTTTGTGACCGGCCCGGTGGAGGGCGATTGGCAAGCCGCGCCGCCGCCCTGGTATGACGACCGGTTGCGCGGCGTGTTGTCGCTGAACAGTTGGGGCGACCGGCGCATCGTTTACCGCGATGACGAAAACCAGCGCGCCCGCAGCATCTCTGGCGGCAACGTCGCCTTGCGGCGCAGCGTGCTGGGACGCGTCGGTCTGTGCTATCACCCCGAATTGGGCAAAACCGCCGACACCTTTGCGATGGGTGAAGATTCCGAATTGTTCCTGCGCCTGCGCCGCGCCGGCGCCCGCGGCCTGTATGAACCGCAGATGAAGGTTTCGCATCTGGTACCGCGTGAACGGCTGACTAAAAAATACTTTCGCGCCTGGCATCGCGGCTACGGCGCGTCAGTCGCGTTGCTCGATCAATTGCACCCGCAACCGGTCAGTTACTTTTGCGGCGTGCCGCGCTTTATGTTGCGGCAAACCGTCGAAGCCCTGCCGAAAATGCTGGCGGCGCGCTGGCGTGGCGATTTGCCGGGCAGTTTCGCGCAAGAGTTGCACTTCTGGTTCATGCTCGGCTTTTTGCAAGGCCGGCGCGCGCCAAAACCAGACCTCAGACCACAGACTTCAGACCTCAGACCGTTCAGTGGCTAA
- a CDS encoding glycosyltransferase family 2 protein, translating into MTISVIIPAYNVASYIGETLDSLLAQTYTDYEVVVINDGSTDDTEAAIAPYRERFGERMFYQRQANNGLAKARNAGLRAARGRYIALLDADDLWVPEFLEKMLALLESDPALDLVFPNAWFWGSPNFSGREFQAVFPASEPVTFEKVLRRECYVFGLVLFKRELLETVGYYDEALGASEDFDLWLRMLRQGCRFGFTREPLVQYRWRAESLSNNSDKLLNNLSKVYHKWLRDPAITTEQRALIEAQLRDADAMLNWSLYRAKLQSGDYQLAAQHLALANAHYRKLKLSLVQLGLRVVPGLVAKLAAR; encoded by the coding sequence ATGACAATTAGCGTCATCATTCCTGCCTATAACGTGGCGTCTTACATCGGCGAAACGCTCGATTCATTGCTGGCTCAAACCTATACCGATTACGAAGTCGTCGTCATCAACGACGGTTCGACCGATGACACCGAAGCGGCCATCGCCCCTTATCGCGAGCGGTTTGGCGAACGGATGTTTTATCAACGGCAGGCGAACAACGGTTTGGCCAAAGCGCGCAACGCGGGCTTGCGCGCCGCGCGCGGGCGTTACATCGCCTTGCTGGATGCCGACGATCTCTGGGTGCCGGAGTTTTTGGAAAAAATGCTGGCCTTGCTCGAAAGCGATCCGGCGCTTGATTTGGTGTTCCCGAACGCCTGGTTCTGGGGCTCGCCGAATTTTTCCGGGCGGGAGTTCCAAGCGGTTTTCCCGGCTAGCGAACCGGTGACGTTTGAAAAGGTGTTGCGGCGCGAGTGCTATGTCTTCGGCCTGGTGCTTTTCAAACGCGAACTGCTGGAAACGGTTGGCTATTACGACGAAGCGTTGGGCGCGTCCGAAGATTTCGATCTGTGGTTGCGCATGTTGCGGCAAGGTTGCCGCTTCGGCTTCACGCGCGAACCGCTGGTGCAATACCGCTGGCGCGCCGAGTCGCTTTCCAACAACAGCGACAAATTGCTCAACAACCTGAGCAAGGTCTATCACAAATGGCTGCGCGATCCGGCCATTACCACCGAACAGCGCGCGTTGATCGAAGCGCAACTGCGCGACGCCGACGCCATGCTCAACTGGTCGCTTTACCGCGCCAAACTGCAATCCGGCGATTACCAACTAGCGGCGCAGCATCTGGCGCTGGCGAACGCGCATTATCGCAAGCTGAAACTCTCGCTAGTGCAACTGGGCTTGCGTGTCGTGCCGGGCTTGGTGGCCAAACTGGCGGCGCGGTAA
- a CDS encoding glycosyltransferase, which produces MAEKIKILHVLDSLNVGGMERVVINVANGLDPARFEQAVCCISRLGTAAHLLDAHVQRFDMGKGDERALLMPWQIAKLMRRERPDIIHTQSWAGMDGVIARTLARQGKLVHSEHGRNLPYIHHEPPKRKLARRCAYELADAVFVVSEEMRQYFCRETGFAPARMRVIHNGVDVAGIERADPVGVREELGLSPTDFVIGTVARFQETKDLPTLVRAFAQLRQRQAHVKLLLIGDGAERGRLEQLALELSVAADVIITGIRHDVPRLLRALDAFALSSLSEGLPISVLEALAAALPVVTTRVGMLPEMLREGENGFLVAPGDVAVLAERLERLVINHDLARRLGAVGKQTVERDYSLAAMLRRYEELYLSLVGAVPRA; this is translated from the coding sequence ATGGCTGAGAAAATCAAAATTCTGCACGTGCTCGATTCGCTCAATGTCGGCGGGATGGAACGCGTCGTCATCAACGTCGCCAACGGCCTCGACCCGGCGCGGTTTGAACAAGCCGTCTGTTGCATCTCGCGCTTGGGCACGGCGGCGCATTTGCTGGACGCGCACGTCCAGCGGTTTGACATGGGCAAAGGCGACGAACGTGCGCTGTTGATGCCGTGGCAAATTGCCAAGCTCATGCGCCGCGAACGGCCCGACATCATTCACACGCAAAGCTGGGCTGGGATGGATGGGGTAATTGCGCGCACGCTCGCGCGACAGGGCAAATTGGTGCACAGCGAACACGGGCGCAATTTGCCCTACATTCACCACGAACCGCCGAAGCGCAAACTGGCGCGGCGTTGCGCGTATGAATTGGCCGATGCCGTTTTTGTCGTTTCCGAAGAGATGCGCCAATACTTTTGCCGCGAGACGGGCTTCGCGCCGGCACGTATGCGCGTGATTCACAACGGCGTGGACGTGGCGGGAATCGAACGCGCCGATCCGGTTGGTGTGCGCGAAGAGCTTGGCTTGTCGCCAACTGACTTTGTCATCGGCACGGTCGCGCGCTTTCAGGAAACCAAAGACTTGCCAACACTCGTGCGCGCCTTTGCCCAATTGCGACAGCGTCAGGCGCACGTCAAGTTACTCTTGATCGGCGATGGCGCTGAACGCGGACGGTTGGAACAGTTGGCATTGGAGTTGAGTGTTGCGGCAGATGTCATCATCACCGGCATCCGCCACGACGTGCCGCGTTTGCTGCGTGCGCTGGATGCGTTCGCGCTTTCTTCGCTTTCCGAAGGTCTGCCGATTTCGGTGCTTGAAGCGCTGGCCGCCGCGCTGCCGGTGGTGACGACCCGCGTCGGGATGTTGCCAGAGATGTTGCGCGAAGGCGAGAATGGTTTCCTCGTTGCGCCGGGCGATGTTGCCGTGCTGGCCGAACGGCTGGAACGGCTCGTCATCAACCACGACCTTGCGCGCCGCCTGGGCGCTGTCGGCAAACAGACGGTCGAACGCGATTACAGCTTGGCCGCGATGCTGCGGCGTTATGAAGAATTGTATTTGTCACTTGTTGGGGCGGTACCGCGCGCGTGA
- a CDS encoding cob(I)yrinic acid a,c-diamide adenosyltransferase has protein sequence MRITRVYTKSGDQGDTSLVDGSRVSKADLRVASYGDVDELNSVLGLARVGLTDAQLDAVLGRIQNELFVLGADLASPAHIAVPRVNEALVVALEHDIDLLNAELEPLREFVLPGGNQLAATLHLARTVARRAERTVVALATGTEITDAAIRYLNRLSDLLFVMARVANKRSGTAEPAANFSQRK, from the coding sequence ATGCGAATCACCAGGGTTTACACCAAGTCCGGCGACCAGGGCGACACGTCGTTGGTGGACGGCAGCCGCGTCAGCAAGGCCGATTTGCGCGTGGCGTCTTATGGCGATGTGGACGAATTGAATTCGGTGCTGGGACTGGCACGCGTGGGCCTAACTGACGCGCAACTCGATGCCGTGCTCGGACGCATTCAAAACGAACTCTTCGTGCTCGGCGCCGACTTAGCCAGCCCCGCTCACATCGCCGTGCCGCGCGTGAACGAAGCCTTGGTTGTGGCGCTCGAACACGACATTGATTTGCTGAATGCCGAACTCGAACCGCTGCGCGAATTCGTGCTGCCCGGCGGCAACCAGTTGGCGGCGACGTTGCATCTGGCACGCACGGTGGCCCGCCGCGCCGAACGTACCGTCGTCGCGCTGGCCACCGGCACCGAAATCACTGACGCCGCGATACGTTACCTGAACCGCCTGTCCGACCTGCTCTTCGTCATGGCCCGCGTCGCCAACAAACGCAGCGGCACGGCGGAACCAGCGGCGAATTTTAGTCAGAGAAAATAG
- a CDS encoding putative O-glycosylation ligase, exosortase A system-associated translates to MKAFLIFGLMALILPLSFFSPFAGLISYIWIAYLRPHQWAYMPDSRISLAVAAVTLLGYLIFELPRRLPRLVPNVLMVLLWAQFGLATLFAYNYELAQPKYVEFSKTVLIALLATALCDSERRIRLLYVWTVVGIGLLAVRSFLGVLASSGEYRSYGPGGMFEDNNDYALLLVMITPMLYYAAREAQEWWLKSGCYGLSLMSFVVVFFTRSRGGFLGVCTVAVMLGVRSKYKITGLIAAPLAIAAVLAFAPGVVTERIGTIQTARESDSSAQQRLRAWNVSMQIMRDYPFTGIGARNLVEVFGRYGDPTDARVAHNSFFQLGVDAGLPALLLFLTLIGFSYFRLWRARGVLRTHAPDSPLIGYTHGMQVALIGFMVSGFFVSRYDLELIYEIAALATALHILARGYEREADVKQLVANRQSPVVGNQVPVVG, encoded by the coding sequence ATGAAAGCTTTCCTCATCTTCGGATTGATGGCGTTGATCCTCCCGCTCTCGTTCTTTTCGCCGTTTGCGGGGCTGATCTCGTACATCTGGATCGCGTACCTGCGCCCGCATCAATGGGCGTACATGCCCGATTCGCGCATCTCGCTGGCGGTGGCGGCGGTGACGCTGTTGGGGTATCTGATCTTTGAACTGCCGCGCCGTTTGCCGCGTTTGGTGCCGAATGTCTTGATGGTGTTGTTGTGGGCGCAATTCGGGTTGGCGACGCTGTTCGCCTATAACTACGAACTAGCACAACCGAAGTATGTCGAGTTCAGCAAAACGGTGTTGATTGCGTTATTGGCGACAGCGCTATGCGACAGCGAACGGCGCATCCGTCTGCTGTACGTGTGGACAGTCGTGGGCATCGGTTTGCTGGCGGTGCGCTCGTTCCTTGGTGTGTTGGCCAGCAGTGGCGAATACCGTTCGTATGGGCCGGGCGGGATGTTTGAGGACAACAACGACTATGCGTTGTTGTTGGTGATGATCACGCCGATGCTGTATTACGCGGCGCGCGAAGCGCAGGAATGGTGGTTGAAGTCAGGTTGCTATGGCTTGTCGCTGATGAGTTTCGTCGTCGTGTTCTTCACGCGTTCGCGCGGCGGCTTCCTGGGCGTTTGTACGGTGGCGGTAATGTTGGGCGTGCGTTCGAAATACAAAATCACCGGCTTGATCGCCGCGCCGCTGGCGATTGCCGCCGTGCTGGCGTTCGCGCCCGGCGTTGTCACCGAACGCATCGGCACGATTCAAACCGCGCGCGAAAGCGATTCTTCGGCACAGCAACGCTTACGCGCTTGGAACGTCTCAATGCAAATCATGCGCGATTATCCCTTCACGGGCATCGGTGCGCGCAACCTGGTTGAAGTTTTCGGACGTTATGGCGACCCGACGGATGCGCGCGTGGCGCACAATTCGTTTTTCCAACTTGGCGTAGACGCCGGGCTGCCCGCGTTGCTGTTGTTTCTGACATTGATTGGCTTTAGCTATTTTCGGCTGTGGCGCGCGCGCGGCGTGTTGCGCACGCACGCGCCTGATTCACCGTTGATTGGTTACACGCACGGGATGCAGGTGGCCTTGATCGGCTTTATGGTGTCGGGCTTTTTTGTGAGCCGTTACGATTTGGAATTGATTTACGAGATTGCGGCGCTGGCGACCGCGTTGCACATTTTGGCGCGCGGCTATGAACGCGAG